From the genome of Eucalyptus grandis isolate ANBG69807.140 chromosome 2, ASM1654582v1, whole genome shotgun sequence, one region includes:
- the LOC104434227 gene encoding ribonuclease J isoform X1: MKFGVLPSPFPHAQPRVRRASHRPKMAAFGAFSLCPYMPTCPKNKRLGKTPVSCSVAGTHRSKIPRKKSGRMEGAGKSMEDSVKRKMEQFYEGSNGPPLRVLPIGGLGEIGMNCMLVGNFDRYILIDAGVMFPDYDEIGVQKIIPDTTFIRRWSHKIEAVVITHGHEDHIGALPWVIPALDSRTPIFASSFTMELIKKRLKENGIFVPSRLKVFRTKKKFMAGPFEIEPLTVTHSIPDCCGLVLRCGDGTIFHTGDWKIDESPLDGNVFDRESLEQLAKEGVTLMMSDSTNVLSPGRTTSETSVADALLRHISTAKGRVITTQFASNIHRLGSVKAAADLMGRKMVLVGMSLRTYLDAAWKDGKASIDPSTLIKVEDIDAYAPKDLLIVTTGSQAEPRAALNLASYGSSHSLKLNKEDVILYSAKVIPGNESRVMKMMNRLADIGSTVVMGRNSGLHTSGHGYREELDEVLKIVKPQHFVPIHGELLFLKEHELLGKSTGIHHTTVIKNGEMLGVSHLRNRRVLSNGFISLGKENLQLMYSDGDKAFGTSTELCVDERLRIASDGIVVVSMEILRPQNVDGVVGGSLKGKIRITTRCLWLDKGKLLDALHKAAHAALSSCPVNCPLAHMERTVSEVLRKMVRKYSSKRPEVIAIAVENPDAVLSHEIDNRLSGKSHVTFGFSALKKMVDSSPKKTKSSKRQVEDGNSHYYSEKYSERSSEGEDIEDRSFLHEENTPTTSSNAAKTQTASPSSDDLDDSWKSCLSSSSVDKLAGDVNGSSQINVAELKSIEDGTESNGEDSLEMSTTQAKHSKPLKRNKWKPEEIKELIKLRGQLHGKFQVVKGRMALWEEISTNLLGDGITRSPAQCKSLWTSLVQKYEQSKSGERSRTSWPYFEEMDEILSVVEATTSK; encoded by the exons ATGAAGTTCGGGGTGCTGCCGTCTCCGTTTCCGCACGCGCAGCCTCGCGTGCGGCGGGCTTCTCACCGCCCAAAGATGGCCGCTTTTGGTGCTTTCTCCCTCTGCCCCTACATGCCCACTTGCCCCAAGAACAAGAGACTTGGCAAGACCCCTGTTTCTTGCTCTGTTGCTG GTACGCATAGGTCTAAAATTCCACGCAAGAAGTCTGGAAGAATGGAAGGAGCTGGAAAAAGTATGGAAGATTCTGTTAAGCGCAAGATGGAACAATTTTATGAAGGTTCTAATGGTCCACCACTCCGTGTTCTTCCAATTGGTGGATTGGGTGAAATTGGGATGAATTGTATGCTTGTTGGGAACTTCGATCGCTATATCTTGATTGATGCCGGTGTCATGTTTCCAGA TTACGATGAAATCGGAGTGCAAAAAATCATCCCTGACACCACATTTATTAGGAGATGGAGCCACAAAATTGAGGCAGTTGTCATTACTCATGGCCATGAAGATCACATTGGTGCGTTGCCTTGG GTGATCCCAGCGTTGGACTCCCGCACACCAATATTTGCTTCATCCTTTACTATGGAG CTTATAAAGAAGCGTTTGAAGGAGAATGGGATCTTTGTTCCATCGAGGTTGAAGGTATTTagaacaaagaagaaatttatgGCAGGGCCTTTTGAGATAGAGCCTTTAACGGTTACCCATTCTATCCCTGATTGTTGTGGGTTAGTACTTCGCTGTGGAGATGGTACAATTTTCCATACTGGAGACTGGAAA ATTGACGAATCACCTTTGGATGGGAATGTTTTTGACCGTGAATCTCTGGAACAGCTTGCGAAGGAAGGAGTCACACTG ATGATGAGCGACTCTACAAATGTGCTCTCACCTGGGAGGACAACAAGTGAGACTTCTGTGGCAGATGCGTTATTGAGACATATTTCTACTGCTAAAGGGAGGGTTATTACTACTCAGTTTGCATCAAACATACACAGACTTGGAAGTGTAAAAGCTGCTGCAGATTTAATGGGCAGAAAGATG GTCCTTGTTGGCATGTCACTGAGGACATATCTGGATGCAGCTTGGAAGGATGGGAAGGCATCAATTGATCCATCAACACTG ATTAAAGTGGAAGATATTGATGCATACGCTCCAAAGGATCTACTAATTGTCACAACGGGCTCCCAA GCAGAACCACGAGCTGCCCTGAACCTTGCTTCTTATGGAAGTAGTCACTCCCTCAAATTGAACAAGGAAGACGTAATATTATATTCTGCTAAG GTGATTCCTGGGAATGAGTCGCGagtgatgaaaatgatgaaccGCTTAGCAGATATTGGGTCAACTGTAGTAATGGGTAGAAATTCGGGGCTGCACACATCTGGTCATGGATATCGGGAAGAATTG GATGAAGTGCTGAAGATTGTGAAGCCCCAACATTTTGTTCCCATACATGGAGAACTCTTGTTTTTGAAGGAACATGAATTGCTTGGCAAATCAACGGGTATACATCACACAACT GtcataaaaaatggagagatgCTGGGGGTTTCTCATTTGAGGAACAGAAGAGTCCTTTCGAATGGTTTTATCTCCCTTGGGAAGGAGAATTTACAG TTGATGTATAGTGATGGCGATAAAGCTTTTGGTACATCAACTGAGCTTTGCGTAGACGAGAGACTAAGGATTGCTTCTGATGGCATTGTTGTGGTCAG CATGGAAATTCTGAGGCCTCAGAATGTAGATGGTGTGGTGGGAGGCAGTTTAAAAGGAAAGATACGAATTACAACTCGTTGCTTGTGGCTTGATAAGGGGAAGCTTTTGGATGCGCTTCATAAAGCTGCCCATGCTGCGCTTTCTAGCTGTCCTGTTAACTGTCCCCTGGCCCACATGGAAAGAACTGTGTCCGAAGTTCTGAGGAAGATGGTACGAAAGTACAGTAGTAAAAGGCCTGAAGTGATTGCCATCGCTGTAGAAAATCCGGATGCAGTCCTCTCTCATGAGATTGACAATAGGTTATCTGGAAAGTCACATGTCACCTTTGGGTTTTCTGCACTTAAGAAAATGGTTGACAGTAgtccaaagaaaacaaaatcaagcaaGAGGCAAGTGGAAGATGGCAATAGCCACTATTATTCAGAGAAATATTCAGAGCGGAGTTCTGAAG GTGAGGACATTGAAGACAGAAGTTTTTTGCATGAGGAAAACACTCCTACTACAAGTTCCAATGCAGCCAAAACACAAACTGCATCTCCCAGTTCTGATGATTTAGATGATTCTTGGAAATCATGTCTATCTTCATCTTCTGTGGATAAATTGGCAGGAGATGTCAATGGTTCCTCCCAAATAAACGTTGCTGAGTTGAAGTCCATAGAAGATGGAACTGAGAGTAACGGTGAGGACTCCTTAGAAATGTCAACTACTCAGGCAAAACATTCCAAGCCTCTGAAAAGGAACAAATGGAAGCCCGAAGAGATTAAGGAGTTGATTAAATTGCGAGGACAGTTGCATGGCAAATTTCAAGTTGTGAAGGGCAGAATGGCCCTATGGGAGGAGATATCGACAAACTTATTAGGAGATGGAATTACCCGTAGTCCAGCACAGTGCAAATCTTTATGGACCTCTTTAGTTCAGAAATATGAG CAAAGCAAAAGTGGGGAAAGAAGCAGAACAAGTTGGCCATACTTTGAGGAGATGGATGAAATTTTATCTGTTGTTGAGGCAACAACATCAAAATGA
- the LOC104434227 gene encoding ribonuclease J isoform X2 has product MPVSCFQITMKSECKKSSLTPHLLGDGATKLRQLSLLMAMKITLVIPALDSRTPIFASSFTMELIKKRLKENGIFVPSRLKVFRTKKKFMAGPFEIEPLTVTHSIPDCCGLVLRCGDGTIFHTGDWKIDESPLDGNVFDRESLEQLAKEGVTLMMSDSTNVLSPGRTTSETSVADALLRHISTAKGRVITTQFASNIHRLGSVKAAADLMGRKMVLVGMSLRTYLDAAWKDGKASIDPSTLIKVEDIDAYAPKDLLIVTTGSQAEPRAALNLASYGSSHSLKLNKEDVILYSAKVIPGNESRVMKMMNRLADIGSTVVMGRNSGLHTSGHGYREELDEVLKIVKPQHFVPIHGELLFLKEHELLGKSTGIHHTTVIKNGEMLGVSHLRNRRVLSNGFISLGKENLQLMYSDGDKAFGTSTELCVDERLRIASDGIVVVSMEILRPQNVDGVVGGSLKGKIRITTRCLWLDKGKLLDALHKAAHAALSSCPVNCPLAHMERTVSEVLRKMVRKYSSKRPEVIAIAVENPDAVLSHEIDNRLSGKSHVTFGFSALKKMVDSSPKKTKSSKRQVEDGNSHYYSEKYSERSSEGEDIEDRSFLHEENTPTTSSNAAKTQTASPSSDDLDDSWKSCLSSSSVDKLAGDVNGSSQINVAELKSIEDGTESNGEDSLEMSTTQAKHSKPLKRNKWKPEEIKELIKLRGQLHGKFQVVKGRMALWEEISTNLLGDGITRSPAQCKSLWTSLVQKYEQSKSGERSRTSWPYFEEMDEILSVVEATTSK; this is encoded by the exons ATGCCGGTGTCATGTTTCCAGA TTACGATGAAATCGGAGTGCAAAAAATCATCCCTGACACCACATTTATTAGGAGATGGAGCCACAAAATTGAGGCAGTTGTCATTACTCATGGCCATGAAGATCACATTG GTGATCCCAGCGTTGGACTCCCGCACACCAATATTTGCTTCATCCTTTACTATGGAG CTTATAAAGAAGCGTTTGAAGGAGAATGGGATCTTTGTTCCATCGAGGTTGAAGGTATTTagaacaaagaagaaatttatgGCAGGGCCTTTTGAGATAGAGCCTTTAACGGTTACCCATTCTATCCCTGATTGTTGTGGGTTAGTACTTCGCTGTGGAGATGGTACAATTTTCCATACTGGAGACTGGAAA ATTGACGAATCACCTTTGGATGGGAATGTTTTTGACCGTGAATCTCTGGAACAGCTTGCGAAGGAAGGAGTCACACTG ATGATGAGCGACTCTACAAATGTGCTCTCACCTGGGAGGACAACAAGTGAGACTTCTGTGGCAGATGCGTTATTGAGACATATTTCTACTGCTAAAGGGAGGGTTATTACTACTCAGTTTGCATCAAACATACACAGACTTGGAAGTGTAAAAGCTGCTGCAGATTTAATGGGCAGAAAGATG GTCCTTGTTGGCATGTCACTGAGGACATATCTGGATGCAGCTTGGAAGGATGGGAAGGCATCAATTGATCCATCAACACTG ATTAAAGTGGAAGATATTGATGCATACGCTCCAAAGGATCTACTAATTGTCACAACGGGCTCCCAA GCAGAACCACGAGCTGCCCTGAACCTTGCTTCTTATGGAAGTAGTCACTCCCTCAAATTGAACAAGGAAGACGTAATATTATATTCTGCTAAG GTGATTCCTGGGAATGAGTCGCGagtgatgaaaatgatgaaccGCTTAGCAGATATTGGGTCAACTGTAGTAATGGGTAGAAATTCGGGGCTGCACACATCTGGTCATGGATATCGGGAAGAATTG GATGAAGTGCTGAAGATTGTGAAGCCCCAACATTTTGTTCCCATACATGGAGAACTCTTGTTTTTGAAGGAACATGAATTGCTTGGCAAATCAACGGGTATACATCACACAACT GtcataaaaaatggagagatgCTGGGGGTTTCTCATTTGAGGAACAGAAGAGTCCTTTCGAATGGTTTTATCTCCCTTGGGAAGGAGAATTTACAG TTGATGTATAGTGATGGCGATAAAGCTTTTGGTACATCAACTGAGCTTTGCGTAGACGAGAGACTAAGGATTGCTTCTGATGGCATTGTTGTGGTCAG CATGGAAATTCTGAGGCCTCAGAATGTAGATGGTGTGGTGGGAGGCAGTTTAAAAGGAAAGATACGAATTACAACTCGTTGCTTGTGGCTTGATAAGGGGAAGCTTTTGGATGCGCTTCATAAAGCTGCCCATGCTGCGCTTTCTAGCTGTCCTGTTAACTGTCCCCTGGCCCACATGGAAAGAACTGTGTCCGAAGTTCTGAGGAAGATGGTACGAAAGTACAGTAGTAAAAGGCCTGAAGTGATTGCCATCGCTGTAGAAAATCCGGATGCAGTCCTCTCTCATGAGATTGACAATAGGTTATCTGGAAAGTCACATGTCACCTTTGGGTTTTCTGCACTTAAGAAAATGGTTGACAGTAgtccaaagaaaacaaaatcaagcaaGAGGCAAGTGGAAGATGGCAATAGCCACTATTATTCAGAGAAATATTCAGAGCGGAGTTCTGAAG GTGAGGACATTGAAGACAGAAGTTTTTTGCATGAGGAAAACACTCCTACTACAAGTTCCAATGCAGCCAAAACACAAACTGCATCTCCCAGTTCTGATGATTTAGATGATTCTTGGAAATCATGTCTATCTTCATCTTCTGTGGATAAATTGGCAGGAGATGTCAATGGTTCCTCCCAAATAAACGTTGCTGAGTTGAAGTCCATAGAAGATGGAACTGAGAGTAACGGTGAGGACTCCTTAGAAATGTCAACTACTCAGGCAAAACATTCCAAGCCTCTGAAAAGGAACAAATGGAAGCCCGAAGAGATTAAGGAGTTGATTAAATTGCGAGGACAGTTGCATGGCAAATTTCAAGTTGTGAAGGGCAGAATGGCCCTATGGGAGGAGATATCGACAAACTTATTAGGAGATGGAATTACCCGTAGTCCAGCACAGTGCAAATCTTTATGGACCTCTTTAGTTCAGAAATATGAG CAAAGCAAAAGTGGGGAAAGAAGCAGAACAAGTTGGCCATACTTTGAGGAGATGGATGAAATTTTATCTGTTGTTGAGGCAACAACATCAAAATGA